The Macrococcoides canis genome has a window encoding:
- a CDS encoding sugar efflux transporter, translating to MFRDLFTIKNYKLFLINMILLGMALAITVPFFVLYATQELGMTRGLYGVMMALFALAGFMVNTIVARFSDRANFNRKYMIMFSVMMAAIAFSTYFYIDNPVVFIMIYVFFGGMGAPAMPQLYASARESINASASSKNAVFANTLLRSMFSFGFLFGPLVGTVLLKKFGFAGIFGGTILLYIIVLLSFLFFYKEIKVEKPAYSKGHIEPVAPNLLKDMYLLIPFLAFVFLHIGQWMYTLNMPLFVTEFLNADESNVGYLASLCAGLEVPFMIILGILASRFQTRTLLMIGAVFGGAYYFSIGVFDSVTAMLIGQIGLAFFLAILLGLGISYFQDILPDFPGYASTLFSNAMIAGQLLGNLLGGVMSDVVGLGNVFYVSSSFVLIAFILLIFTKPVKMEDLA from the coding sequence ATGTTTCGAGATCTATTCACGATAAAAAACTATAAATTATTTCTTATCAATATGATTCTGCTCGGTATGGCTTTAGCGATTACAGTGCCTTTCTTTGTCCTGTATGCAACTCAGGAATTAGGTATGACACGTGGATTATATGGTGTTATGATGGCATTGTTCGCACTGGCAGGGTTTATGGTCAACACAATTGTTGCAAGGTTTTCTGATCGAGCGAACTTCAATCGTAAGTATATGATTATGTTTTCAGTAATGATGGCTGCGATTGCATTCAGTACGTACTTTTATATCGATAATCCTGTAGTGTTTATCATGATATACGTATTTTTCGGAGGAATGGGCGCGCCTGCGATGCCGCAGCTCTATGCATCGGCGCGAGAAAGTATCAATGCGTCGGCCTCAAGTAAGAATGCAGTGTTTGCCAATACATTACTGCGTTCTATGTTCAGCTTCGGCTTCTTGTTCGGACCGCTTGTTGGAACGGTATTGCTTAAGAAGTTCGGATTTGCTGGAATATTTGGTGGAACAATTCTGCTTTATATTATCGTACTATTGTCCTTCTTATTCTTTTACAAAGAGATCAAAGTAGAAAAACCAGCCTATAGTAAAGGTCACATTGAGCCTGTTGCACCAAATCTACTCAAAGATATGTACTTGCTTATCCCGTTTCTTGCCTTTGTGTTCTTACACATTGGGCAGTGGATGTATACGCTCAACATGCCATTATTCGTAACAGAATTCTTAAACGCAGATGAATCGAATGTTGGTTATCTAGCAAGTTTATGTGCAGGACTTGAAGTTCCGTTTATGATTATTCTAGGCATATTAGCAAGCAGATTTCAGACGCGTACATTATTGATGATCGGTGCAGTATTTGGTGGAGCATACTATTTCTCGATCGGCGTATTTGACAGCGTGACAGCGATGCTCATCGGACAAATTGGTTTAGCATTCTTTCTAGCGATACTGTTAGGATTAGGGATCAGTTACTTTCAGGATATACTACCGGATTTTCCTGGATATGCATCGACATTATTTTCTAATGCGATGATTGCAGGTCAATTACTCGGTAACTTGCTTGGTGGAGTGATGAGTGACGTTGTAGGACTGGGCAATGTATTTTATGTGTCTTCGTCATTTGTTTTGATTGCATTTATTTTATTGATATTCACAAAACCTGTGAAGATGGAGGACTTAGCATGA
- a CDS encoding DUF456 domain-containing protein, with product MMIILWTLVIISFIAAFAGLVVPMVPGVLLMWVGFFIYHFGINNSELTWFFWIAMAMLTFITLISDYVAGSYFVKRYGGSKAGEFTAAIGMIIGSFLFPPFGIIVVPFIMVLFVELFIQKDITKAFNASIGSLFGFLTSTVAKLLILIIMVIWFVLDVVI from the coding sequence ATGATGATCATATTATGGACGTTAGTCATTATCAGTTTTATCGCAGCATTCGCTGGACTTGTAGTACCAATGGTGCCAGGTGTGCTGTTAATGTGGGTAGGGTTTTTCATCTATCACTTTGGTATCAATAATTCAGAACTGACATGGTTCTTCTGGATTGCGATGGCGATGCTTACCTTTATCACATTGATCAGTGATTATGTAGCCGGCAGTTACTTTGTGAAAAGATATGGTGGATCGAAAGCAGGAGAATTTACAGCAGCCATCGGTATGATTATCGGTAGCTTCCTATTTCCGCCGTTTGGCATCATCGTTGTACCATTTATAATGGTATTATTTGTTGAACTTTTTATTCAGAAAGATATTACGAAAGCATTTAATGCAAGCATCGGATCACTCTTTGGATTTTTGACAAGTACTGTTGCGAAGTTATTAATATTGATTATTATGGTCATCTGGTTCGTACTGGATGTAGTGATATAG
- a CDS encoding DinB family protein, producing the protein MFRSKNDFITQYRQEGETTLACIRELTDESLNQAVSELDRTLGEITWHVVQSLGGFADRAGISVEGANFSSPMPETKAEILEEAEKIINNTLAAYEASLTDENLNDDVDFFGHNLAKGALLYSNITHLAHHRGQMTVLMRQAGLKVPGIYGPSRDSE; encoded by the coding sequence ATGTTTCGCAGCAAAAATGATTTTATTACCCAGTATCGTCAGGAAGGTGAAACTACACTTGCCTGCATAAGAGAATTGACAGATGAATCCTTAAATCAAGCAGTGTCAGAACTAGATAGAACTTTAGGAGAGATTACTTGGCATGTCGTTCAAAGCCTCGGTGGATTTGCAGATCGAGCGGGTATTTCAGTAGAGGGTGCAAACTTTAGCTCTCCTATGCCAGAAACGAAAGCAGAAATCTTAGAAGAAGCAGAAAAAATTATTAACAATACGTTAGCGGCCTACGAAGCAAGCCTGACAGATGAGAATTTGAATGATGATGTTGATTTCTTTGGTCACAATCTCGCTAAAGGTGCATTACTTTATTCAAATATTACACACTTGGCGCATCATAGAGGTCAGATGACAGTATTGATGAGACAAGCTGGTCTTAAAGTCCCTGGCATCTATGGACCATCACGAGACAGTGAATAA
- a CDS encoding cation:proton antiporter, with the protein MENFIVILSLVLAVIISTVVHFYIPKIPLAFIQIGIGMLIFLTPIPLDVEFEPELFLIGIIAPLLFLEGYNVSRLYMIKYLKPIILMALGLVFTTVIGLGYITHSMISFLSMAACFALAAIICPTDAVAVQAIAEDKKLPRGLMTILEGESLLNDAAGILSFNIAIVALTTGVFSVTGSITQFFISSLGGLVVGLFIGLIFVQVRILLIRKGFENEYIYILIQLLTPFVIYMAAESIHVSGIIAAVVGGIIHGIERDRLSQATTRLQLGYNNTWGLLSTVLNGFVFTLLGYLIPQVTLSLIEHDEKSIFSTIIYTLVIALLVYIFRFIWVFVLYNKFYIPESRFERVLKHEDVDKYDIRPNRFKYALIATVCGVHGTISMAIALTIPAEIMNGEYFNYRDNLLFITAGVVVISLVVAQIFLPLLTPKAEDDSVDSHLDFREAYILIKEFGMKYIHKQTTPENSMIAGNLIRQYTMQVGFYSEVNDRDYNPKEFDRLHTIALETEMKTLDELVENDEITQSAFNNYVQYIERTKIFASTSFFRRILFLIRMHGKRKAFENRLNQSSSLSLKNSLLEIQKIASRVHYNVVQRLSEEVSRNNRIEVALVSDNYLNRVNQIKRNATNETIDDDETLFALDVLAVEKDMVAKLVKKGKVSREVAVELRQALNYDEMMLLDTED; encoded by the coding sequence TTGGAGAATTTTATCGTAATATTAAGTTTAGTACTTGCAGTTATCATTTCCACCGTCGTTCATTTTTATATCCCTAAAATACCACTCGCATTTATTCAAATAGGCATCGGGATGCTCATTTTTCTAACGCCTATCCCGCTGGATGTAGAGTTTGAGCCAGAACTCTTTTTAATCGGTATTATCGCACCGTTACTCTTTCTTGAAGGTTACAATGTTTCAAGACTATACATGATCAAATATTTAAAGCCGATTATATTGATGGCATTAGGACTGGTGTTCACCACTGTCATCGGTCTTGGATATATTACGCATAGCATGATTTCATTTTTATCGATGGCAGCATGTTTTGCCCTCGCTGCGATTATTTGTCCAACAGACGCAGTGGCAGTTCAGGCGATTGCAGAAGATAAGAAGCTGCCTCGTGGACTGATGACGATACTTGAAGGAGAGTCTTTACTGAATGATGCAGCGGGGATATTAAGTTTTAATATCGCGATTGTTGCTTTAACAACTGGAGTATTTAGTGTCACTGGTTCGATTACGCAATTCTTTATTTCTTCATTAGGTGGGTTAGTCGTTGGTCTGTTTATAGGTTTAATCTTTGTTCAGGTCAGAATTCTTCTGATTAGAAAAGGTTTTGAAAATGAATATATCTATATATTAATCCAGCTGCTTACGCCTTTTGTCATCTACATGGCTGCTGAAAGTATTCACGTTTCAGGTATCATTGCAGCTGTCGTTGGCGGAATCATCCATGGAATTGAACGAGATCGATTATCTCAGGCGACAACGCGACTGCAGCTTGGATATAACAATACTTGGGGTTTACTTTCTACTGTACTGAATGGTTTTGTCTTTACACTGCTAGGATATTTAATCCCGCAAGTTACACTTTCTTTGATTGAACATGATGAAAAAAGCATTTTTTCAACGATCATATATACGCTTGTAATTGCATTACTTGTTTATATTTTCAGGTTTATCTGGGTATTTGTACTATATAATAAGTTTTATATACCAGAAAGTCGTTTCGAAAGAGTGCTGAAGCATGAAGATGTTGATAAATATGATATTAGACCAAATCGCTTTAAGTATGCATTGATTGCTACAGTATGTGGTGTGCATGGTACAATCTCTATGGCCATAGCATTGACGATACCTGCAGAGATTATGAACGGAGAGTATTTTAACTACCGCGATAATTTACTATTTATCACAGCAGGTGTCGTTGTCATCAGTTTAGTTGTTGCACAAATCTTCTTACCGTTATTAACACCAAAAGCAGAAGACGATAGCGTAGATTCTCATCTTGATTTCAGAGAAGCATACATATTGATCAAAGAATTTGGGATGAAATATATTCATAAACAAACAACACCTGAAAACAGTATGATTGCAGGGAATCTCATACGTCAATATACGATGCAGGTCGGATTTTATAGTGAAGTCAATGACAGAGATTATAATCCGAAAGAGTTCGATAGGCTGCATACCATTGCGCTGGAAACTGAGATGAAGACGCTTGATGAACTAGTAGAAAATGATGAGATTACACAAAGTGCATTCAACAACTACGTTCAGTATATCGAAAGAACGAAGATATTCGCCTCGACTAGTTTCTTCAGAAGAATACTGTTCTTAATTCGCATGCATGGTAAGCGAAAAGCATTTGAAAATAGGTTGAATCAGTCGAGCTCGCTCTCACTAAAAAATAGTCTGTTAGAAATTCAAAAAATTGCATCACGTGTACACTATAACGTTGTGCAACGATTGTCTGAAGAAGTGAGCAGAAATAATCGAATAGAGGTTGCACTTGTGTCAGATAATTATTTGAACCGTGTCAATCAGATCAAGCGAAATGCCACAAATGAAACGATTGATGATGATGAAACGTTGTTTGCACTTGATGTACTAGCAGTTGAAAAAGACATGGTAGCAAAGCTCGTGAAAAAAGGTAAGGTCAGTCGTGAAGTAGCTGTAGAGTTACGACAAGCGCTGAATTATGATGAGATGATGCTATTAGATACGGAAGATTAG
- the pflA gene encoding pyruvate formate-lyase-activating protein: MIKGHIHSIESLGTVDGPGLRYILFTQGCLLRCQFCHNPDTWEIGTPSREVTAEEMVEEIVPYLPYFNASGGGVTISGGEPLLQLPFIEQLFKRLKEEGIHTCIDTSAGCFNESPAFMNHFNPVQENTDLFLLDIKHIDNEKHLSLTGKPNTHILKFARMLSDRKQPVWIRHVLVPGVTDDKEDLIKLGQFINSLENVEKFEILPYHQLGVHKWEALGIKYPLEGVEPPSDDAVNLAYEYVDFKGKTPLNA, encoded by the coding sequence ATGATAAAAGGACATATTCATTCAATCGAAAGTTTAGGAACAGTTGACGGACCAGGGTTACGCTACATCTTATTTACACAAGGATGCCTGCTGCGCTGTCAGTTCTGTCACAATCCTGATACTTGGGAAATTGGTACGCCATCACGTGAAGTGACAGCAGAAGAAATGGTTGAAGAAATTGTTCCTTATCTCCCCTACTTCAATGCATCAGGCGGTGGCGTAACGATCAGTGGCGGAGAGCCGCTGCTCCAGTTACCGTTTATAGAACAATTATTTAAGCGATTAAAGGAAGAAGGTATCCATACTTGTATCGATACTTCAGCAGGATGTTTTAATGAATCACCTGCTTTCATGAATCACTTTAATCCAGTACAGGAAAATACAGATTTATTCTTACTTGATATTAAACATATCGATAATGAGAAACATTTAAGTTTAACCGGAAAACCCAATACCCATATATTAAAATTTGCCCGTATGTTATCAGATAGAAAACAGCCTGTATGGATCAGACATGTGCTCGTACCAGGTGTTACCGATGATAAAGAAGATCTCATCAAGCTTGGTCAGTTCATCAATAGTTTAGAAAACGTTGAAAAATTCGAAATCCTCCCGTACCACCAGCTTGGTGTTCATAAGTGGGAAGCACTTGGTATTAAATATCCATTAGAAGGCGTAGAACCCCCAAGTGATGATGCTGTAAACCTTGCATATGAATATGTTGATTTCAAAGGAAAAACTCCCCTGAATGCGTGA
- the pflB gene encoding formate C-acetyltransferase: protein MFKEETKRTNAWEGFKSGKWNKRVDVREFIQLNYTLFEGKDEFLAGPTEATKKLWEQVMQLSKEERERGGMWDMDTKVVSTITSHDAGYLDKDLETIVGVQTEKPFKRSMQPFGGIRMAKAACESYGYELDAETERIFTDYRKTHNQGVFDAYSKEMLACRKAGVITGLPDAYGRGRIIGDYRRVALYGVDFLMKEKHKDFHNLSSVMSEDIIRLREEVSEQYRALNELKQLGDIYGFDLSRPAENFKEAVQWTYLAYLAAIKEQNGAAMSLGRVSTFLDIYAERDLKAGTITEMEVQEIIDHFIMKLRLVKFARTPDYNELFSGDPTWVTESIGGVGIDGRPLVTKSSFRFLHSLDNLGPAPEPNLTVLWSTRLPENFKKYCAKMSIKTSSIQYENDDLMRESYGDDYGIACCVSAMKIGKQMQFFGARANLAKTLLYAINGGVDEKSGAQVGPNFAPITDEILDYDTVYKQFDQMMEWLAGVYINSLNVIHYMHDKYSYERIEMALHDTEIIRTMATGIAGLSVAADSLSAIKYAKVKTIRDENGLVVDFETEGEFPQYGNNDPRVDDIAVELVESFMAKLRKHKTYRDSEHTMSVLTITSNVVYGKKTGNTPDGRKAGEPFAPGANPMHGRDTKGALASLSSVAKLPYDCCKDGISNTFSIVPKSLGKEDDAQQSNLVAVLDGYAMQHGHHLNINVFNRETLLDAMEHPEEYPQLTIRVSGYAVNFIKLTREQQLDVISRTFHEKM, encoded by the coding sequence ATGTTTAAAGAAGAGACAAAAAGAACAAATGCTTGGGAAGGGTTCAAATCTGGTAAATGGAATAAACGTGTCGATGTACGTGAATTCATTCAACTGAACTACACACTTTTTGAAGGTAAAGATGAATTCTTGGCAGGTCCTACTGAAGCAACGAAAAAACTTTGGGAACAAGTGATGCAGTTATCAAAAGAAGAACGTGAACGTGGTGGTATGTGGGATATGGATACGAAAGTCGTATCTACGATCACTTCACATGATGCCGGATATTTAGACAAAGATCTGGAAACAATCGTTGGGGTTCAAACCGAAAAGCCTTTCAAACGTTCAATGCAGCCGTTCGGTGGTATTCGTATGGCGAAAGCGGCTTGTGAATCGTATGGTTATGAGTTAGATGCTGAAACTGAACGTATCTTTACAGATTACCGTAAGACACATAACCAGGGAGTATTCGATGCTTATTCTAAAGAAATGCTAGCTTGCCGTAAAGCCGGTGTTATCACTGGTCTTCCTGATGCTTATGGTCGTGGTCGCATTATCGGTGACTACCGTCGTGTTGCTTTATACGGTGTGGATTTCTTAATGAAAGAAAAGCATAAAGATTTCCATAACTTATCTAGTGTGATGAGCGAAGATATTATTCGTTTACGTGAAGAAGTATCTGAACAGTACCGTGCTTTAAACGAATTAAAACAGTTAGGTGATATATACGGATTTGATTTAAGTCGTCCAGCTGAGAACTTCAAAGAAGCTGTTCAATGGACTTATCTTGCATATCTTGCAGCTATTAAAGAACAAAACGGTGCAGCAATGAGTTTAGGTCGTGTATCTACATTCTTAGATATTTACGCTGAGCGTGACTTAAAAGCAGGTACTATCACTGAGATGGAAGTTCAGGAAATTATCGACCACTTCATTATGAAGTTACGTTTAGTCAAATTTGCACGTACACCTGACTACAATGAGTTATTCTCTGGAGATCCAACTTGGGTAACAGAGTCTATCGGTGGGGTTGGTATCGATGGCCGACCACTTGTAACGAAAAGCTCATTCCGCTTCTTACATTCGTTAGATAACTTAGGTCCAGCACCAGAACCAAACTTAACAGTACTTTGGTCTACACGCTTACCTGAGAACTTCAAGAAATATTGTGCAAAGATGAGTATTAAAACAAGCTCAATTCAATATGAAAATGACGATTTAATGCGTGAAAGCTACGGAGATGACTACGGTATCGCCTGCTGTGTATCAGCGATGAAGATTGGTAAACAAATGCAGTTCTTCGGTGCGCGTGCGAACTTAGCTAAAACATTGTTATACGCTATTAATGGTGGGGTTGATGAAAAGTCTGGCGCTCAAGTAGGTCCAAACTTTGCACCAATTACTGATGAAATCTTAGATTATGATACTGTATATAAACAATTCGATCAGATGATGGAATGGTTAGCAGGCGTATATATCAACTCATTAAATGTGATTCACTACATGCATGATAAATATAGCTATGAAAGAATTGAAATGGCATTACATGATACTGAGATCATTCGTACGATGGCTACAGGTATCGCTGGTCTTTCAGTTGCAGCTGACTCTTTATCAGCCATTAAATACGCGAAAGTAAAAACAATCAGAGACGAAAACGGACTCGTTGTCGACTTCGAAACTGAAGGTGAATTCCCTCAATACGGTAACAACGATCCACGTGTGGATGATATCGCAGTTGAACTTGTAGAATCATTTATGGCGAAGCTTCGCAAACATAAAACTTATCGTGATTCAGAACATACAATGAGTGTATTAACAATCACTTCAAATGTAGTATATGGTAAGAAAACTGGTAACACACCTGATGGACGTAAAGCAGGAGAACCTTTCGCGCCTGGTGCGAACCCAATGCATGGTCGTGATACTAAAGGTGCACTTGCATCATTATCATCAGTAGCGAAATTACCTTATGACTGCTGTAAAGATGGTATTTCTAACACCTTCTCAATCGTACCAAAATCTTTAGGTAAAGAAGACGATGCACAGCAATCTAACTTAGTTGCAGTGTTGGATGGATATGCGATGCAGCACGGTCATCATTTAAATATTAACGTATTTAACAGAGAAACTTTACTTGATGCAATGGAACATCCAGAAGAATATCCACAGCTTACAATCCGTGTATCAGGATATGCAGTAAACTTCATTAAATTAACACGTGAACAGCAACTAGATGTTATTTCTAGAACATTCCACGAAAAAATGTAA
- a CDS encoding GNAT family N-acetyltransferase gives MKEITSDDPLIAQIAYIHEHMPESYDTHYETSEIEVMLRAESIRLLMQHNNDRIIVIEDAQLKAFIWFNIGEKTHIKSLYVKPDERGKGYARTLKRYVEKLSACEGITYIYGHVDKNNHAMRKLNDTLGYRADDKLMYKHIEVPND, from the coding sequence ATGAAAGAAATAACAAGTGATGATCCATTGATTGCACAAATTGCATACATACATGAACATATGCCAGAATCTTATGATACGCACTATGAAACTTCTGAAATTGAAGTGATGCTTAGAGCAGAATCTATCCGCCTGCTAATGCAGCATAACAACGATCGCATCATCGTAATCGAAGATGCGCAGCTCAAAGCATTTATCTGGTTTAATATCGGAGAAAAGACACATATCAAGTCATTATATGTCAAGCCGGATGAACGCGGAAAAGGTTATGCACGCACACTTAAACGATATGTAGAGAAATTATCGGCATGTGAAGGTATCACTTACATATATGGACATGTCGATAAGAACAATCACGCAATGAGAAAACTTAACGATACGCTCGGCTATAGAGCAGATGATAAATTGATGTATAAACATATAGAGGTGCCAAATGATTAG
- the corA gene encoding magnesium/cobalt transporter CorA, with product MIRTLYIDERNGVNICSHPIDIDTDAKFMWVDMSVPTVEENLLLSQFFHFHPLSIEDAISVKQRPKHKEYDDYLFFVFHAIDLTTMKPEEIDIFINDRMIVTYHKESSEEVDKVWQYMLNKRINEKVTTREIMYKILDAIVDNYFPFVYDLEEKVFSFEDRHSVNLSTEELIDETFDLREDLLLIRRTVLPMKDLVYRLLEGRILLLSKKQKIFLHHINDHLIKQVEMIESSREMTADIRDNYISLNSFKMNNIMKILTIYSVIFMPLTLIAGIYGMNFDVMPELHFKYGYLMVWIVMIVITLGMIGYFRKKHWF from the coding sequence ATGATTAGAACACTATATATTGACGAAAGAAATGGAGTAAATATTTGCAGCCATCCCATCGATATTGATACAGATGCGAAATTTATGTGGGTAGATATGAGTGTCCCTACCGTTGAAGAGAACTTGTTGCTCAGTCAATTTTTTCACTTCCATCCGCTATCTATCGAAGATGCAATTTCAGTTAAACAACGCCCGAAACATAAAGAATATGATGACTATCTGTTCTTTGTATTCCATGCGATTGATTTAACGACGATGAAACCAGAAGAGATCGATATCTTTATTAACGATCGCATGATTGTAACTTATCATAAGGAAAGCTCTGAAGAAGTTGATAAAGTATGGCAGTATATGCTGAATAAAAGAATTAATGAAAAAGTAACGACAAGAGAAATCATGTATAAAATACTTGATGCAATCGTAGATAATTATTTTCCATTTGTCTATGATTTAGAAGAAAAGGTATTCTCGTTTGAAGACCGACATTCCGTAAACCTGTCGACAGAAGAACTGATTGATGAAACATTTGATCTGCGTGAGGATCTGCTGCTGATCAGAAGAACGGTATTGCCGATGAAAGATTTAGTTTATCGCTTATTAGAAGGCAGAATCTTATTGCTGAGTAAGAAACAAAAAATATTCCTGCACCATATTAATGACCATCTGATCAAACAAGTAGAGATGATTGAATCCTCTCGAGAAATGACAGCTGACATTCGAGATAACTATATATCACTTAACTCCTTTAAGATGAATAATATAATGAAAATCTTAACGATTTATTCCGTGATATTTATGCCGTTAACATTGATTGCGGGAATCTATGGTATGAATTTCGATGTGATGCCAGAGCTGCACTTTAAATATGGTTATTTGATGGTGTGGATTGTGATGATTGTCATAACGCTCGGTATGATCGGATATTTCAGGAAGAAACATTGGTTTTAA